A region of Lepus europaeus isolate LE1 chromosome 2, mLepTim1.pri, whole genome shotgun sequence DNA encodes the following proteins:
- the LOC133748420 gene encoding large ribosomal subunit protein eL34-like, with amino-acid sequence MVQRLTYRRRLSYNTASNKTRLSRTPGNRIVYLYTKKVGKAPKSACGVCPGRLRGVRAVRPKVLMRLSKTKKHVRRAYGGSMCAKCVRDRIKRAFLIEEQKIVVKVLKAQAQSQKAK; translated from the coding sequence ATGGTCCAGCGTTTAACGTACCGCCGGAGGCTCTCCTACAATACAGCCTCCAACAAAACCAGACTGTCCCGAACTCCTGGTAACAGAATTGTTTACCTTTATACTAAGAAGGTTGGGAAGGCACCAAAATCTGCATGTGGTGTGTGCCCAGGCAGACTTCGTGGGGTTCGTGCTGTGAGACCTAAAGTCCTGATGAGATTGTCTAAAACCAAAAAACACGTCCGCAGGGCCTATGGTGGTTCCATGTGTGCTAAATGTGTCCGTGACAGGATCAAGCGTGCTTTCCTTATCGAGGAGCAGAAGATTGTTGTGAAAGTGTTGAAGGCACAAGCACAGAGTCAGAAagctaaataa